In a genomic window of bacterium:
- a CDS encoding phospho-N-acetylmuramoyl-pentapeptide-transferase produces the protein MNSLILGFLLGLLLPLFSHRLPLKEKNFQGIYIPKAGFLIPFVGSIYFLFSKDFISALTLFSFGVLGFADDVWGLKDVKGFKGHFSLLFKGKFSTGWLKALGGGVIAIIIASSLYSSLPRILLSAFVIAASANFLNLLDLRPGRCLKAFALLSFLSLLFSGKSYPFLFSFALAFLVYDLREKAMLGDSGSNSLGAILGLSFAYTPLYVQICYASFLFVMILLGEFVSFSKLIAGNSFLRILDNLGRKTPL, from the coding sequence ATGAACTCTTTAATCTTGGGTTTTCTGCTCGGACTGCTTTTGCCTTTATTTTCTCATCGTTTGCCTTTGAAGGAAAAAAATTTCCAGGGCATATATATCCCTAAAGCCGGATTCCTTATCCCATTCGTTGGAAGCATTTACTTTCTTTTTTCCAAGGATTTCATCTCAGCCCTGACTCTTTTTTCCTTCGGCGTTCTTGGCTTTGCCGATGATGTTTGGGGGCTAAAAGATGTTAAAGGGTTCAAAGGACATTTCTCCCTTTTGTTTAAGGGGAAATTCTCAACTGGCTGGCTGAAAGCATTGGGAGGCGGAGTAATTGCGATAATAATAGCCTCATCGCTTTATTCCTCCTTGCCTCGTATCCTGCTTTCAGCCTTCGTAATTGCCGCCTCAGCCAATTTTCTAAATCTCTTGGATTTGCGTCCCGGAAGATGTCTAAAGGCTTTCGCTCTGCTATCCTTTCTTTCACTTCTCTTCTCTGGCAAATCCTACCCGTTTCTCTTTTCCTTCGCCCTTGCTTTCCTTGTCTATGACCTTAGGGAAAAAGCGATGTTGGGCGATAGCGGTTCTAATAGTCTCGGCGCTATTCTTGGCTTATCCTTCGCATATACTCCCTTATATGTTCAAATATGCTATGCTTCTTTTCTCTTTGTTATGATTCTACTCGGAGAATTCGTCTCTTTCAGCAAGTTAATAGCGGGAAACTCCTTTTTGCGGATTTTAGACAACTTAGGAAGAAAGACACCCCTCTAA
- the rsmI gene encoding 16S rRNA (cytidine(1402)-2'-O)-methyltransferase, protein MASKGNLFVVATPLGNLKDITLRALEVFKDVDFIVAEDTRKAKGLLSHYDIRKPVISLHRHSPRSRVEQIIKRIENGENAALISEAGTPAISDPGEELVKYCGERGIKTIPIPGPSAITTALSVSGMPAQNFSFFSFLPRGRSKRRKLLNEIKNYPHTLVFFEAPHRIIETLEDILEVMGDRKIVLCRELTKIYEEIFRGKVSEALKMLREKGARGEFTIVLEGCLSS, encoded by the coding sequence TTGGCGAGCAAAGGCAATCTCTTCGTCGTCGCTACCCCGCTTGGAAATCTCAAGGACATAACCCTTCGGGCTTTAGAGGTTTTCAAAGATGTAGATTTCATTGTCGCAGAGGATACAAGGAAGGCGAAGGGGTTGCTAAGCCATTATGATATAAGAAAGCCCGTAATCTCCCTTCACCGACATAGTCCAAGAAGCAGGGTGGAGCAAATTATAAAGAGAATTGAAAATGGGGAGAACGCTGCCCTCATCTCAGAGGCAGGAACGCCAGCCATTTCCGACCCAGGCGAGGAACTTGTGAAGTATTGTGGTGAAAGAGGTATAAAAACAATCCCCATACCAGGTCCTTCCGCTATAACGACTGCGTTGAGCGTGAGTGGGATGCCAGCCCAAAATTTCTCCTTCTTCTCTTTTTTGCCAAGAGGAAGAAGCAAAAGGAGAAAATTGCTGAACGAAATCAAAAATTATCCCCATACTTTAGTTTTCTTTGAAGCACCTCATAGGATAATAGAAACATTAGAGGATATCTTAGAGGTAATGGGAGATAGGAAAATCGTTTTGTGCAGAGAGCTCACAAAGATTTACGAGGAGATATTCAGAGGGAAGGTGAGCGAGGCTTTGAAGATGTTGAGGGAAAAGGGAGCGAGGGGAGAGTTCACAATCGTTTTAGAGGGGTGTCTTTCTTCCTAA
- a CDS encoding NAD+ synthase translates to MQEELSIDVDYVRKRIIYFIRKETERAGIKKAVIGLSGGLDSSTVFLLAVEALGGENIIALSLPYKTSDPQNIEDAKELASSTGAKWELIDITPQIDAFFQSCPTDNLVQKGNKMARERMSILYDRAYFYRALVLGTGNKTEWLLGYTTRWGDSACDLAPILDLYKTQVRQLAKAIGVPEKIIKKVPTAELWPGQTDEGELGFTYEEVDKLLFNLIDKGLSRRQLIDKGFATEFIDKVIERVHKMAFKRKLPPYPRIY, encoded by the coding sequence ATGCAAGAAGAACTTTCAATTGATGTAGATTATGTTCGCAAGAGGATAATTTATTTCATTCGGAAAGAAACGGAGAGGGCGGGTATTAAAAAAGCAGTTATCGGGTTATCCGGTGGGCTTGATTCCTCAACGGTTTTTCTCCTTGCGGTTGAAGCGTTGGGTGGAGAGAACATAATCGCCCTGTCGCTTCCCTATAAGACAAGCGACCCTCAAAATATTGAGGATGCAAAGGAACTTGCCTCCTCAACGGGCGCTAAATGGGAATTAATAGATATAACCCCCCAGATTGATGCCTTTTTCCAATCTTGTCCTACTGATAACCTTGTTCAAAAGGGAAACAAAATGGCAAGGGAAAGGATGAGCATATTGTATGATAGAGCGTATTTTTATAGAGCTCTTGTTTTGGGGACGGGAAACAAAACGGAGTGGCTCTTGGGGTATACAACTCGCTGGGGGGATTCAGCCTGCGACCTTGCTCCAATCCTTGACCTCTACAAGACTCAAGTTAGGCAATTGGCGAAAGCGATAGGCGTACCGGAAAAGATAATAAAGAAAGTTCCCACAGCTGAGCTCTGGCCGGGTCAGACGGACGAAGGAGAGTTAGGATTCACTTATGAGGAAGTTGATAAGCTTCTTTTCAATTTGATTGATAAGGGTTTGTCAAGGAGACAATTGATTGATAAGGGCTTTGCTACGGAATTCATAGATAAAGTGATTGAGAGGGTTCACAAGATGGCATTTAAAAGGAAATTACCTCCTTATCCTCGTATCTATTAG